Below is a window of Streptomyces sp. ITFR-16 DNA.
CCGAGTGGCGGATGGCTGAAAAGGGTCCGGTCGTCGGATGTTCACGGCGTGATGGGCAGGCGCCGGAAGCGGACCGGAGGGGGTAAATCACCGGTGACGGCTGAATGTCACCCCGGTTGGCAGGGAACCTACGGCGGCCGAAGCCGATCGGTCAAGACCCGAATCCGTCGGAATGGGCGGAACCGGCATCCGGGGTGCCGGTCTCCGGCTCCTCGACCCAGCCCAGTGAGACGCTGATCCGGCGGGCGGCGTCCCGCACCTGACCGCCCAGCTCCTGGTAGCGCCAGGCCGGCAGTCCGAGCTTGAGCCCCGTGATGGACACGGCCCCGGCACACACCGACCGGTCGTCGAAGACCGGCGCGCCGATGCAGATGATGCCCTCGGCGTCCTCCTCGTCGTCCAGGGCGTAGCCGACCCGGGCGATGTCGCGCAGATGCGCCAGGAACGTCGCCGGGTCGGTGATCGTGCGGGAGGTGCGCCGGGGCAGCCCGAACCGCTCGACGACCGAGGCGGCCTCGCTCTGCGGCACGGCGGAGAGCAGCGCCTTGCCCAGTCCCGTGCAGTGCGGCAGTTCGCGCTGGCCCATGCGCAGATCGAGCCGGACGCGCTGGTCCAGCTCGACCTGGTCCACCACGACCGCGTGGCCGTCCTCGGGGACGGCGAGCCGGGAGGCCATGCCGGTGGCCCGGGAGAGATCGCGCAGGACGGGGTGGGCGACACCGCGCAGCGAGACCTGGGACCTGGCGCGGTCGCCGAGCCGGGCCAGGCTCATGCCGAGCCGGTAGCGGCGGTTCATGCCCTCGCCGTCGTCCGACACGAGGCCGTAGGCGCGCAGGGTCTGGAGCATGCCGAAGGCCGCGCTCTTGGAGATGGAGCAGGCCTGGCCGACCTCCGTGACGCTCAGGCCGTTGCCCTGCGAGGGCGCGGCGAGCGCTTCGAGGATGTCCGCTGCCCTGGCCACGCTCTTGACCCAGTACTTCGGTTCTTCTGGGGCAGCACTGTTCGTCATAGCAGAACAGCGTAGTGCCTTCGAAGCTGCGGAGGGTGCCTCCGATTCAACAAGTGCCCCGGATTCGGGCGTCGGCAGGGCGGAAGGGGGTTGACCGGTTTTCGGGGCGGACGTAATATCCAGGCACTGTTCTGCTCTACAGAACAGCGTTCTGAAAAAGCGAAACGCAGCACCGAGCACCACGGATCACCCCTTCCTGCGGCGACTGCCGGGCGGATGGCGCCAGGGACTCACGGGCCGGGCAGGGCCCACGAGAACCGACGACTCTCGACGCAAGGAGCAAGCGATATGAGTTCAGGCCCGGCCGGCAAGGAATCCGGGGCCCGGCTCGCCGAGCGCGCCCGCCAGGTCGTACCCGGCGGCGTCAACAGCGGTCAGCGCAGCGTTCCCGGACTGACCGACCTGGTGGTCACCGCGACCGACGGCGCACGGTTCCGCACCGCCGACGGACGCGAGTACACCGACTTCCACTCGGCGTTCGGCCCGCCGCTGCTCGGACACAACGACCCGGACGTGGCCCGCGCCACCGCCGAGGCCGGCGCGACCCTCGGGCACATGGGCGTCGGCGTCACCGAGGGCGAGGTCCTCCTCGCCGAACAGCTCACCGAGCTGATCCCCTCCCTGGAGAAGGTGCTGCTCACCAGCACCGGCAGCGAGGCCACCTTCCACGCGCTGCGCGTCTCCCGCGCCGCCACCGGCCGCCGCCTCGTCGTCAAGTTCCAGGGCTGCTACCACGGCTGGCACGACGCGGTCAGCCTCAACGTCATCTCCGAGCCCTCGAAGGTCGGCGGCCACGACCCGATCTCGACCGGCATCCTGCCCGAGGTCCTCGAAGCCACCCTCGTCCTGCCGTTCAACGACAGCGAGGCCGTCCGGCGCACCTTCGCCGAGCACGGCCCCGACATCGCCGCCGTCATCGTCGAACCCGTCCCGCACAACGTCGGCGCGCTCCTGCCGTACCAGGAGTTCCTGACGACGCTGCGCGAGGAGACCACCCGGGCCGGCAGCGTCCTGATCTTCGACGAGGTCATCACCGGCTTCCGGCACGCCCTGGGCGGCTGGCAGCAGATCTCCGGCGTCACCCCCGACCTCACCACCCTCGGCAAGGCCATCGCCAACGGCGCCCCCGTCGGCGCGATCGGAGGCCGCGCCGACCTGATGGACCTCTTCTCCACCCGCCCCGGCGCCCCCGCCTTCTTCGCCGGCACGTACAACGGCCACCCGTCCGTCGTCGCCGCCGCCCTCGCCACGTTGCGCAAGCTCCGCGAGGAGCCCGTCCACGAGCACGTCTTCCGGCTCGGCGACCGCGTCCGCACCGGACTGACCGGCCTCTACGCGCGCCTCGGCGTGCCCGCCGTCGTCACCGGCTACGGCTCCGTCTTCGTCAGCTACTTCATGCCGGGCGAGGCCCCCCGCACCTACGCGGACCTGCTGCACAACGACGCCTCCATGTTCGTCGGCTACCGCCGCAGACTCCTGGACCACGGGCTGTTCGAGCTGCCCCTCAACCTCAAGCGCAGCCACATCAGCTACGCGCACACCGACGCCGACGTGGACCGCCTGATCGAAGGCACCGAGGCCGCCGTCACGGCCGTCCTCGCCGAGGGCGGCGCCCGCGACCTGGCCCACACCTCGACCATGGGCGGAGCGACCCGCTGATGCTCACCGTCAACCGCACCCGGCCCGCAGGACCCGCCGGCCGGATCACCCGCGTCGAGACCCTGATGCTCGGCACCTCCTGGCGCGACTTCGGCTATGTCCGGGTCCACACCGACGAGGGCCTGACCGGCGTCGGCGAGATCACCCACCCCTACCGGGTGAGCGAGGTCTGCGCCCTCACCGAGGCCATCGCCGGACGCCATCTGATCGGCGCCGACCCCTTCGACGTCGAGGAGCTGTGGCTCCGCGTCTACCAGGGCGACTTCCTGCGCGGCGGCGACATGGGCGGCATCGCCCTGTCCGGCCTCGACCAGGCGATGTACGACCTGATGGGCAAGGCGCTCGGGGTACCCGCCTACCGGCTGACCGGCGGGGCCTGCCGCGACGACGTCCGCGTCTACGCCAACGGCTGGTACACCGGCGAACGCGAGCCCGAGATCTTCGCCGCCAAGGCGAAGGAGACCGTCGCCAAGGGCTACACCGCCCTCAAGTTCGACCCCTTCGGCCCCGGGCTGCACGAGCTGGAACGGGCCGAACTGCGCCGCTCCCTCGACCTCGTCGCCGCCGTCCGCGAAGCCATCGGACCGGACATCGACCTCTTCATCGAGGGCCATGCCCGCTTCGCCATGCCGACCGCCGCCCGGCTCGTGCGGGAGCTGGAGCCCTTCGACATCGGCTGGTTCGAGGAGCCGATGCCCTGGACCCACATCGAGCGGTACGCGGAACTGCGCCGGCGCGCCGCGTTCCCCCTCTCCGGCGGTGAGCACTTCCACAACCGCTACGAGTACAAGCAGCTCTTCGCCACGCACGCCGTCGACATCATCCAGCCCGACCTGTCCATGGCCGGCGGCTTCACCGAGGTCAGAAAGCTCGCCGCCATCGCCGACACGCACGGCATGCTGGTCGCCCCGCACAACTCCAACTCCCCGCTCTGCACCACCGTCTCGGTGCACGCGGCGCTCGGAATCCCCAACTTCAAGATCCTGGAAACCTTCGACGGGCTCCTGGAGCCGTTCGTCTTCGACGCCCTCAAGGGCACCCTCCCGATGGAAGGCGGCCGCATCGGTCTGCCGACCGCCCCGGGGATCGGCGTCGAACTCGTCGACGAGGTCTTCGAGGAGCACCCGCCCAGCCACCGCTTCTGGAACATGTTCGCGGACGGCTGGGAGAAGCGGAACCGCACATGATCGTCGACGTCCACTCCCATCTCTTCCGCCACAGCCACGACTTCACCGACCCGTTCAGCTCCGACTCCGCCCGCGCCCACGCCGGCGAGGTCGACCTCACGGTGAAGTGGGAGGAGTACGCCGCCACCGCACCCGACTCCACCCGCACGATCGTCGTCGGCGGCAAGGCGCGCCGCAGCGGCCTCTGGGTCGACGACGCCGCCGTGGCCGCGTACGTCGGGCAGCACCCCGACCGGCTGATCGGCTACCTGGCGCTCGACCCCACCCAGCCCGGCTGGCAGGAGGAACTGCGCTACGGCCACCAGGAGCTCGGCCTGCGCGGCATCAAACTGATGCCGATGTACGCGGGCTTCGACCCGGCGGCCGAGGAGTACGACGAGCTGTACACGTACGCCGAACGCAACGGGCTGCCG
It encodes the following:
- a CDS encoding IclR family transcriptional regulator, producing the protein MTNSAAPEEPKYWVKSVARAADILEALAAPSQGNGLSVTEVGQACSISKSAAFGMLQTLRAYGLVSDDGEGMNRRYRLGMSLARLGDRARSQVSLRGVAHPVLRDLSRATGMASRLAVPEDGHAVVVDQVELDQRVRLDLRMGQRELPHCTGLGKALLSAVPQSEAASVVERFGLPRRTSRTITDPATFLAHLRDIARVGYALDDEEDAEGIICIGAPVFDDRSVCAGAVSITGLKLGLPAWRYQELGGQVRDAARRISVSLGWVEEPETGTPDAGSAHSDGFGS
- a CDS encoding aspartate aminotransferase family protein: MSSGPAGKESGARLAERARQVVPGGVNSGQRSVPGLTDLVVTATDGARFRTADGREYTDFHSAFGPPLLGHNDPDVARATAEAGATLGHMGVGVTEGEVLLAEQLTELIPSLEKVLLTSTGSEATFHALRVSRAATGRRLVVKFQGCYHGWHDAVSLNVISEPSKVGGHDPISTGILPEVLEATLVLPFNDSEAVRRTFAEHGPDIAAVIVEPVPHNVGALLPYQEFLTTLREETTRAGSVLIFDEVITGFRHALGGWQQISGVTPDLTTLGKAIANGAPVGAIGGRADLMDLFSTRPGAPAFFAGTYNGHPSVVAAALATLRKLREEPVHEHVFRLGDRVRTGLTGLYARLGVPAVVTGYGSVFVSYFMPGEAPRTYADLLHNDASMFVGYRRRLLDHGLFELPLNLKRSHISYAHTDADVDRLIEGTEAAVTAVLAEGGARDLAHTSTMGGATR
- a CDS encoding mandelate racemase/muconate lactonizing enzyme family protein yields the protein MLTVNRTRPAGPAGRITRVETLMLGTSWRDFGYVRVHTDEGLTGVGEITHPYRVSEVCALTEAIAGRHLIGADPFDVEELWLRVYQGDFLRGGDMGGIALSGLDQAMYDLMGKALGVPAYRLTGGACRDDVRVYANGWYTGEREPEIFAAKAKETVAKGYTALKFDPFGPGLHELERAELRRSLDLVAAVREAIGPDIDLFIEGHARFAMPTAARLVRELEPFDIGWFEEPMPWTHIERYAELRRRAAFPLSGGEHFHNRYEYKQLFATHAVDIIQPDLSMAGGFTEVRKLAAIADTHGMLVAPHNSNSPLCTTVSVHAALGIPNFKILETFDGLLEPFVFDALKGTLPMEGGRIGLPTAPGIGVELVDEVFEEHPPSHRFWNMFADGWEKRNRT